A region of Aphanothece sacrum FPU1 DNA encodes the following proteins:
- a CDS encoding transporter substrate-binding domain-containing protein → MSFKSVKQWGKLFVLLQASAIIQLTIPKLTIAQNNPVDLQKTINFGFAEDAYPISATLEGLNKDTFCSELLNYLKTQEYIKENDYTFDLIKVPYKHRFIQQTIKYSNKNIQLDINCGSMSITNDRIRNLAGHYMGHFFSISYFKTPSKYIIIKQNYDTLSKQFKDILDNNEDIDIGEDNAIAVIDKTTQAEFLKKKLKNKFKYNNICFVESREKLYLLLEEGSAEAKDCQEEEKEADKIGITKKVNIVAYSSDDIILKGILSRFSKIREKYKYSSLKGEIQDLGLVIYEQRIPKESDEYYRNIDTRNIILARIVNDWINETGIKWINDKNKELDRQLVGYNIVDFIKNNIILFLIFILVIIGVVTIFKKKILELLRNLNNKVPSKFNPFHQIIINIVNTNTNENVNVNGNENEIDQKN, encoded by the coding sequence ATGTCATTCAAGTCAGTCAAACAGTGGGGAAAGTTATTTGTATTGCTTCAAGCATCAGCTATTATTCAGTTAACTATTCCTAAGTTGACTATTGCTCAAAATAATCCTGTAGACTTACAGAAAACTATTAATTTTGGTTTTGCAGAAGACGCTTATCCTATTAGTGCAACGCTTGAAGGATTAAACAAGGATACCTTTTGTTCCGAGCTATTAAACTATCTTAAGACACAAGAATACATAAAAGAAAACGACTATACATTTGATCTAATTAAAGTTCCGTATAAACACCGTTTCATACAACAGACAATTAAGTATAGCAACAAAAATATTCAATTAGACATTAATTGTGGTTCAATGTCAATAACCAACGATAGAATTAGGAATTTAGCAGGTCATTATATGGGTCATTTCTTTTCAATTTCTTATTTCAAAACTCCATCTAAATATATAATAATAAAACAAAACTATGATACTTTAAGTAAACAATTTAAAGACATACTAGATAATAATGAGGATATAGATATTGGTGAAGACAATGCAATTGCTGTAATAGATAAAACAACTCAGGCTGAATTTCTTAAGAAAAAGCTTAAGAACAAATTTAAATATAATAATATATGCTTTGTAGAAAGCCGAGAGAAATTATACCTTCTTTTAGAAGAAGGTTCTGCTGAAGCAAAAGATTGTCAGGAAGAAGAGAAAGAAGCAGATAAAATAGGAATTACAAAAAAGGTTAATATAGTTGCTTATTCGTCTGATGATATTATTTTAAAAGGAATATTATCTAGGTTTTCAAAGATAAGGGAAAAATATAAATATAGTTCTTTAAAAGGAGAGATTCAAGATTTAGGTCTTGTAATCTACGAGCAACGAATTCCTAAAGAATCAGATGAATATTATCGAAATATAGATACTCGAAATATAATTCTTGCTCGGATAGTCAATGATTGGATTAATGAAACAGGTATAAAATGGATAAATGATAAAAATAAAGAGTTGGATCGGCAATTGGTAGGATACAATATTGTAGATTTTATTAAAAATAATATTATATTATTTTTAATATTTATATTAGTAATAATAGGAGTAGTAACCATATTCAAAAAAAAGATCCTTGAGCTTTTGAGGAACCTCAACAACAAGGTTCCATCTAAATTCAATCCATTTCATCAAATCATTATTAATATTGTTAATACCAATACCAATGAAAATGTAAACGTTAATGGCAATGAGAATGAGATAGATCAAAAAAATTAA
- a CDS encoding DUF6888 family protein: MLPTNEQGLKCIYLCESLTNTYQPIYLVRLDERDGKLFILAGNDIQILISRNGYWEFLT; encoded by the coding sequence ATTTTACCCACTAATGAACAAGGACTAAAATGTATTTACCTATGTGAATCATTAACCAATACTTATCAGCCAATTTATTTAGTACGTCTTGATGAAAGAGACGGTAAGTTGTTTATTTTGGCAGGTAATGATATCCAAATATTAATTAGTCGTAATGGATACTGGGAGTTTTTAACATGA
- a CDS encoding HEPN domain-containing protein, with product MNETGYPEFAVSRAYYTMFYVASAFLEGENLSYGKHSAIISAFGQYFAKNERVPKKYHRYLIEAEKLRKGADYNLDIEISCDEANQIIQQAEEMLLFAFDHL from the coding sequence ATTAATGAGACAGGTTATCCTGAGTTTGCCGTATCGAGAGCTTATTATACTATGTTTTATGTTGCTTCTGCTTTCTTAGAAGGAGAAAATTTATCTTACGGAAAACATTCAGCAATTATTTCTGCATTTGGACAATATTTTGCTAAGAATGAACGAGTTCCTAAAAAGTATCATCGCTATCTAATTGAAGCAGAAAAACTCAGAAAAGGGGCAGACTATAATCTCGATATTGAAATTAGTTGTGATGAAGCTAATCAAATCATACAGCAAGCAGAAGAAATGTTATTGTTTGCCTTTGATCATTTATAA
- a CDS encoding DUF2288 domain-containing protein has translation MEDLKTRLIKDMAEVEWQDLIPHAKRDAIIIVNENLDLLEVGLAIAQDQVNSVQHWMAEELIGKPSVEQLNTWNIEPSKLFKSLILQPFILVQSTIT, from the coding sequence ATGGAAGACCTGAAAACACGCTTAATCAAAGATATGGCTGAGGTAGAATGGCAAGACTTAATTCCTCATGCTAAACGAGATGCTATTATTATCGTCAATGAAAATTTAGACTTATTAGAAGTAGGATTAGCGATCGCTCAAGATCAAGTCAATTCAGTGCAACATTGGATGGCAGAGGAGTTGATTGGTAAACCCTCTGTTGAACAGTTAAACACCTGGAATATTGAACCCTCAAAATTATTTAAAAGTTTAATTTTACAACCGTTTATCTTAGTTCAGTCAACTATTACCTAA
- a CDS encoding BrnT family toxin — MNIIFTYNGITFEWNKEKAVSNFRKHNISFEKACETFFDPFLLPLDSDYVEGEERDRLIGLTLDWQLLLVVYLLKEDTIRIISARSTTSSERKQYETR, encoded by the coding sequence ATGAATATTATTTTTACTTATAATGGTATTACTTTTGAATGGAATAAGGAAAAAGCAGTCTCGAATTTTCGCAAACATAATATTTCCTTTGAAAAAGCTTGTGAAACTTTCTTTGATCCTTTTTTATTACCATTAGATAGTGATTATGTAGAAGGAGAAGAACGCGATCGCTTAATTGGTTTAACCTTAGATTGGCAACTTTTATTAGTTGTCTATCTATTAAAAGAAGATACAATAAGAATAATCTCTGCTCGTTCTACAACTTCGTCAGAAAGAAAACAGTATGAAACTCGATAA
- a CDS encoding DUF6887 family protein, whose product MKPDFNKMSKDELRQYVISHQDDKEAFYIYVDHLKSHPSTKVYSNSLSPQEIDQVITKHLEQENLTNG is encoded by the coding sequence ATGAAACCAGATTTTAATAAAATGAGTAAAGATGAGTTACGTCAATATGTAATTAGTCATCAAGATGACAAAGAAGCATTTTATATTTATGTAGATCATTTAAAGTCTCATCCATCTACTAAAGTCTATTCTAACTCACTTTCTCCTCAAGAAATTGATCAAGTTATTACTAAACATTTAGAACAAGAAAATTTAACTAATGGTTAA
- a CDS encoding DUF2283 domain-containing protein, whose amino-acid sequence MAENLIFKYDPIGDILYINKCQPYPEQESEELGDDIIIRLNPQTEEIENLEILFFSQRIKEDKELTLPVIANLRLANIL is encoded by the coding sequence ATGGCAGAAAACCTAATCTTTAAATACGATCCTATAGGTGACATACTTTATATTAATAAATGTCAACCCTATCCTGAACAAGAATCAGAAGAATTAGGAGATGATATTATTATTCGTCTCAACCCACAGACTGAAGAAATTGAAAACTTAGAAATCTTATTTTTTTCCCAACGAATAAAAGAAGATAAAGAATTAACCCTTCCTGTCATTGCTAATCTTCGTTTAGCTAATATTCTCTAA
- a CDS encoding peptidase: MGGLIIIIALLIPLTSLSQVQADDLTSSLPPPKIHPLPSTLAQWQNDQNTEDYFEQVTETLVGYLIWSKFPINVYLDRPPNPDDTAASTRRFVEWSEAVTEAIAQWNVYLPLKEVEGTELADIIIKRTDPPLDGQFDPKTGQLQISRARAAQTRYNFYIQDRQLFHRMIIEISPRGSQSSILVTARHELGHALGIWGHSPKETDALYFSQVRTPPLISVRDINTLKKIYQQSTRLGWMLPP, encoded by the coding sequence ATGGGGGGATTGATTATAATAATCGCTTTACTGATACCTTTAACGTCCCTTTCTCAAGTTCAAGCAGATGATTTAACCTCATCCCTTCCCCCCCCAAAAATTCATCCCCTTCCCTCTACCTTAGCTCAATGGCAAAATGACCAAAACACAGAAGACTATTTTGAGCAAGTGACAGAAACCTTGGTGGGATATTTAATTTGGTCAAAATTTCCCATTAACGTCTATCTTGATCGTCCTCCTAATCCTGATGATACCGCAGCTAGTACCCGTCGCTTTGTAGAATGGTCAGAAGCGGTAACAGAGGCCATCGCGCAATGGAATGTTTATTTACCTTTAAAAGAAGTTGAAGGTACTGAATTAGCCGATATTATTATTAAAAGAACTGATCCTCCCTTAGATGGTCAATTTGACCCCAAAACAGGACAATTACAGATTTCTAGAGCGCGAGCCGCCCAAACTCGCTATAATTTTTATATTCAAGATCGGCAACTTTTTCATCGCATGATCATTGAGATTAGTCCGCGAGGGAGTCAGTCATCTATCTTGGTGACAGCCCGTCATGAACTAGGCCATGCTTTAGGAATTTGGGGCCATAGTCCAAAAGAAACTGATGCTCTCTATTTTTCTCAGGTGCGTACTCCTCCTTTAATTTCTGTCAGAGATATTAATACATTAAAAAAAATATATCAGCAATCGACAAGATTGGGATGGATGTTACCTCCTTAA
- a CDS encoding nucleotidyltransferase domain-containing protein — MNNQLNSILKSIEKYLKTIYQDELDQVILFGSQARGNATAESDIDILIILKHPFRYYQEVQRISEFISELSLEYNQLISCCFTTSEQWQTENSAFYRNIHKEGIIL; from the coding sequence ATGAACAATCAGTTAAACTCAATTTTAAAATCAATAGAGAAGTATTTAAAAACCATCTATCAAGATGAACTAGATCAAGTCATTCTTTTTGGTTCTCAAGCTAGAGGGAATGCTACTGCTGAATCAGATATTGATATTCTAATTATTTTAAAACACCCATTTCGTTATTATCAAGAAGTTCAAAGAATCAGTGAATTTATTAGTGAATTATCCTTAGAATACAATCAATTAATTAGTTGTTGTTTTACCACATCTGAACAATGGCAAACAGAAAATAGTGCTTTTTATCGAAATATTCATAAAGAAGGAATAATCTTATGA
- a CDS encoding IS4 family transposase, which produces MLPEIYNNHLTKYLKKSEYLILLIMIELVQVYRKIRFYELASYFPSPILFESKRKKLKRFFEIPCLTIEGVWIPIIKQWLKQSFSTGDVLHIAIDRTQWGLINILMVSLVIDNRGIPLYFELLDHIGNSNFDTQKSILARILLFLKEYKIVVLGDREFCSVELAKWLHGQKRVYYALRLKKSNYIEVEKEMWTRLKDLGLSSGMSLFYQGVKVTKTKGFIGSNIVAKWKKKYRGIETKEAWFIITNLTSIDETIDAYKKRFCIEEMFRDFKKGGYDLERTKLTGHRLTSLIILITLAYSMATFSGKIIKEKGLAKYVGRVRKNKKMRRRHSNFYIGLHGKDWVDSCDLFTVEAQALMQLSPEKRAYYRRGRRAISLIKSSL; this is translated from the coding sequence ATGTTACCAGAAATTTATAACAACCATTTAACAAAGTATCTGAAAAAATCGGAATATTTAATACTGTTAATCATGATAGAATTAGTGCAAGTATATAGGAAAATTAGGTTTTATGAGTTAGCTAGTTATTTTCCCAGTCCCATTTTATTTGAAAGTAAGAGAAAAAAGTTAAAACGGTTTTTCGAGATTCCTTGTTTGACAATTGAAGGAGTATGGATACCTATCATAAAACAGTGGTTAAAGCAATCATTTAGTACAGGAGATGTCTTACATATTGCCATAGATAGAACCCAATGGGGGTTGATTAATATTTTGATGGTAAGTCTGGTAATTGATAATAGAGGAATTCCCTTATATTTTGAGTTGCTAGATCACATCGGTAATAGTAACTTTGACACACAGAAAAGTATATTAGCCCGAATATTACTCTTTCTAAAAGAATATAAAATAGTTGTCTTAGGGGATAGAGAATTCTGCTCAGTTGAACTAGCAAAATGGTTACATGGACAAAAAAGAGTTTATTATGCACTCAGATTGAAGAAAAGCAACTATATTGAAGTAGAAAAGGAAATGTGGACGCGACTAAAAGATTTAGGATTATCTTCAGGAATGTCTTTATTTTATCAAGGAGTTAAAGTTACGAAAACAAAAGGATTTATAGGCAGTAATATAGTGGCGAAATGGAAAAAGAAGTATAGAGGAATAGAGACAAAAGAAGCTTGGTTTATTATCACAAATTTAACCAGTATTGATGAGACGATTGACGCTTATAAAAAGAGATTTTGTATTGAGGAAATGTTTCGGGATTTTAAGAAAGGTGGTTATGATTTAGAAAGAACGAAATTAACAGGACATCGCCTTACTTCCTTAATTATATTGATTACTCTAGCTTATTCAATGGCAACATTTTCTGGAAAAATTATTAAAGAGAAAGGATTGGCAAAATATGTGGGGAGAGTCAGAAAAAACAAGAAAATGCGACGGAGACACAGTAACTTTTATATCGGTCTTCATGGAAAAGATTGGGTTGACTCTTGTGATTTATTTACCGTTGAAGCCCAGGCATTAATGCAATTAAGCCCCGAAAAACGCGCCTATTATCGACGAGGACGACGGGCTATATCCCTGATTAAGTCTAGCTTATAG
- the crtB gene encoding 15-cis-phytoene synthase CrtB, whose protein sequence is MLQLPKPTQPQKSLAPLDEAYELCRQITQKYSKTFYLGTLLMPPEKRQAIWAIYVWCRRTDELVDGPQAQLTTPETLKLWEEHLESLFSGHPIDDEDVALVDTLERFPIEITPFRDMIAGQEMDLYRSRYETFEELKLYCYRVAGTVGLMSSSVLGIEGNHYGAAWEQHQEKYLPKEEAIALGIANQLTNILRDVGEDAQRGRIYLPLEDLERFNYTEDDLFNGVIDDRWRNLMAFEIQRARHYYQESEKGIRGLNRDSRWPVWAALMLYQGILDVIEANGYDVFTTRAFVPTPKKMLYLPVAWLRAQVL, encoded by the coding sequence ATGCTGCAACTGCCTAAACCAACCCAACCCCAAAAATCTCTGGCCCCTCTCGATGAGGCCTACGAATTGTGTCGCCAAATTACCCAGAAATATTCCAAAACCTTTTATCTGGGAACCCTGTTAATGCCCCCCGAAAAGCGTCAAGCAATATGGGCTATTTACGTTTGGTGTCGGCGTACTGATGAATTAGTTGACGGGCCTCAAGCCCAGTTAACTACACCAGAAACCCTAAAACTCTGGGAAGAACATCTAGAATCCCTATTTTCGGGTCATCCCATCGATGATGAGGATGTGGCCTTAGTGGATACTCTGGAACGTTTTCCCATTGAGATTACTCCCTTTCGGGATATGATCGCTGGACAAGAGATGGATTTATATCGCAGTCGTTATGAAACCTTTGAAGAACTAAAACTATATTGTTACCGTGTGGCGGGAACAGTGGGGTTGATGTCAAGCTCAGTATTAGGCATTGAAGGGAATCATTATGGGGCTGCCTGGGAACAACATCAAGAAAAATATCTCCCTAAAGAAGAAGCGATCGCCTTGGGCATTGCTAATCAATTAACTAATATTCTGCGGGATGTGGGAGAAGACGCTCAAAGAGGGCGTATTTATCTACCTTTAGAAGATTTAGAGCGGTTTAATTACACTGAAGATGATTTATTCAATGGAGTGATTGATGATCGTTGGCGTAATTTAATGGCTTTTGAGATTCAACGGGCCCGCCACTATTATCAAGAGTCTGAAAAAGGCATCCGAGGTTTGAACAGAGATTCTCGCTGGCCAGTTTGGGCAGCTTTGATGCTTTATCAGGGAATTTTGGATGTCATCGAAGCTAATGGCTATGATGTTTTTACAACGCGGGCTTTTGTTCCAACTCCGAAAAAGATGCTCTATCTTCCGGTCGCTTGGTTACGGGCCCAAGTCCTTTAA
- a CDS encoding DUF6883 domain-containing protein → MYLSQNAIISPNKLTNYLLIPLPKDDKSQYLALGGYTLDNWQQLERDLREQILTLEAQATLKTKYGQKYQIIGSLNCPNGTVLKIKTIWIVTEQTTTFVTLFPT, encoded by the coding sequence ATGTATTTGAGTCAAAATGCGATAATTTCTCCTAATAAACTAACCAATTATCTATTAATTCCTTTGCCGAAGGATGATAAATCTCAATATTTAGCTCTGGGAGGTTATACTTTAGATAACTGGCAACAATTAGAAAGGGATTTACGAGAACAAATTTTAACGTTAGAAGCACAAGCAACCTTAAAAACAAAATATGGGCAAAAATATCAGATTATTGGGTCATTAAATTGTCCTAATGGAACAGTCTTAAAGATAAAAACAATTTGGATAGTCACTGAACAAACTACTACATTTGTTACTTTATTTCCTACATAG
- the pds gene encoding 15-cis-phytoene desaturase yields MRVAIAGAGLAGLSCAKYLVDAGHTPIVLERRDVLGGKIAAWKDKDGDWYETGLHIFFGAYPNMLQLFKELGIEDRLQWKEHSMIFNQPETPGTYSRFNFPDIPAPVNGIVAILRNNDMLTWEEKIKFGLGLIPAIVRGQSYVEEMDRYSWSEWLKKQNIPARVEKEVFIAMSKALNFINPSEISATILLTALNRFLQEKNGSKMAFLDGSPTERLCQPLVDYISEREGQVRLNAPLKEILLNEDNTVKAFLLRGLDGAPDEVLEADLYLSAMPVDPLKVMLPQSWRQLPEFKQLEGLEGVPVINLHLWFDRKLTDIDHLLFSRSDLLSVYADMSNTCKEYANRDRSMLELVLAPAHDWINQSDEAIIAATLAELEKLFPQHFNGENQAKLLKSHVVKTPRSVYKATPGRQACRPSQKTSIANFYLAGDYTMQKYLGSMEGAVLSGKLAAQTIAQDYPANSTFSHQKSQKQASLV; encoded by the coding sequence ATGCGAGTTGCGATCGCCGGAGCAGGTTTAGCGGGCCTTTCTTGTGCCAAATATCTAGTTGATGCGGGACACACCCCCATTGTTTTAGAACGTAGGGATGTATTAGGCGGTAAAATAGCTGCCTGGAAAGACAAAGACGGAGACTGGTACGAAACCGGACTACATATCTTTTTTGGAGCATATCCCAATATGCTGCAATTATTCAAGGAATTGGGCATTGAAGACCGTTTACAGTGGAAAGAACATTCCATGATCTTCAACCAACCCGAAACCCCTGGAACCTATTCTCGCTTTAATTTTCCAGATATTCCCGCCCCTGTCAACGGTATTGTGGCAATTTTGCGCAATAACGATATGTTAACATGGGAAGAAAAAATTAAATTTGGACTAGGGTTAATTCCAGCTATCGTGCGTGGACAAAGCTATGTCGAAGAAATGGATCGTTATTCTTGGTCAGAATGGCTAAAAAAACAAAATATTCCGGCTAGAGTCGAAAAAGAAGTCTTTATCGCCATGTCCAAGGCCTTAAACTTTATTAACCCCTCAGAAATCTCAGCCACCATTTTATTAACTGCCCTGAACCGCTTCTTACAAGAGAAAAACGGCTCAAAAATGGCCTTTTTAGATGGTTCTCCCACAGAAAGACTATGCCAACCTTTAGTAGATTACATTAGCGAACGAGAGGGTCAAGTCAGACTAAATGCGCCCTTAAAAGAAATATTACTCAATGAAGATAATACCGTTAAAGCCTTTCTTTTAAGAGGGCTTGATGGCGCACCAGATGAGGTATTAGAAGCAGATTTATATCTATCTGCTATGCCCGTTGACCCATTAAAGGTCATGTTACCCCAATCCTGGCGACAACTGCCAGAATTTAAACAATTAGAAGGGTTAGAAGGGGTTCCCGTCATTAACCTTCATCTGTGGTTTGATCGTAAATTAACCGATATTGATCATTTGTTATTTTCTCGTTCAGACTTACTTAGTGTCTATGCGGACATGAGTAACACTTGTAAAGAATACGCTAACCGAGATCGCTCCATGTTAGAGTTAGTCTTGGCTCCTGCTCATGATTGGATAAATCAATCTGATGAAGCCATTATTGCTGCGACCCTGGCAGAATTAGAAAAACTCTTTCCTCAACACTTTAATGGGGAAAATCAAGCTAAATTGCTAAAATCTCACGTGGTTAAAACCCCTCGTTCCGTTTATAAGGCAACCCCAGGACGACAAGCTTGTCGCCCTTCCCAAAAAACCTCCATTGCTAACTTTTATTTAGCGGGTGACTATACCATGCAAAAATATTTAGGAAGTATGGAAGGGGCTGTACTCTCAGGAAAATTGGCGGCACAAACCATTGCTCAAGATTATCCGGCTAACTCGACTTTTTCTCACCAAAAAAGCCAAAAACAAGCCTCTTTAGTTTAG
- a CDS encoding DUF4926 domain-containing protein, whose protein sequence is MTFPLFSQVQLTEDIPKFNLKKGSVGVIVEHYPMSQEEDGYSVEGLMAQDTVEVTESQIKLIKVEQVQEKASIEAIHYKDLERAIIGKVEN, encoded by the coding sequence ATGACATTTCCTCTATTTTCTCAAGTCCAATTAACTGAAGATATTCCTAAGTTTAATCTCAAAAAAGGTAGCGTCGGGGTAATAGTTGAACATTATCCTATGTCTCAAGAAGAAGATGGCTACAGTGTAGAGGGTTTAATGGCTCAAGATACCGTAGAAGTCACTGAGTCTCAAATTAAGTTAATTAAGGTTGAACAAGTACAAGAAAAAGCGTCGATAGAGGCGATTCACTACAAAGATTTAGAAAGAGCAATAATTGGGAAGGTGGAAAACTAG